Proteins encoded in a region of the Phoenix dactylifera cultivar Barhee BC4 chromosome 3, palm_55x_up_171113_PBpolish2nd_filt_p, whole genome shotgun sequence genome:
- the LOC103704151 gene encoding pumilio homolog 2-like encodes MVTESPLTMLSERGVRSMIGSGGEGFGGEELELLLLEQRRQEASDRVRELNLYRSGSAPPTVEGSLTAAGGLFSREVVAGVPDFFPGNNGNVLLSEEEVRSHPAYPSYYYSHVNLNPRLPPPILSKEDWRSTQRLKAGSSVLGGIGDRRGPNRDGEGRDSSLFSQQPGFGSQEERKGDLRAVPGSGEWLNQGGDGLIGLSLCRQKSFADILQDDLGRGTSMSGHSSHPGSRNALVDGVEPLGSAESHLALHKEIACLDGKNSGGYVHSVPGLQNVDASASHNFAPVSGSALERSTTPDPQLVARAPSPCLPPVGVRFNANDKKHNNGSSSFNGGSSGIAESDDLIAALSGISLSTAAAMDSVNISQLKLQPGFNNHQSFLFDSQSGQNHVKQHTFLKNSDPEYLRVSSIPQSSKSSYADSARSGTGQIDPRNSVPRPNAPAEPHRSAAGSSSQYQNLDTVDTAFTGYGLSGFSANSVLPSMTVNHIGTGNLPSLFETASAAAASVSLGMDCRGLGGGIFAPPNLTSQADLQNLGRIGNQTATALQSPLADPLYVQYLKAVEYTAQVAATHSNPAAETGFVGNSYMDLLGLQKAYGGTLLQPQKQYGMPLLGKSGALNQSFYGNPAFGLGMSYPGSPLASPIASPVGPGSPLRHGERNMRFPSGLRNLTGSVMGSWHCGPTGNMDENFPSSLLDEFKSNKTRCFELAEIAGHVVEFSADQYGSRFIQQKLETSTTEEKNMVFEEVIPHALSLMTDVFGNYVVQKFFEHGSSAQRRELANQLNGHVLALSLQMYGCRVIQKAIEVVDLDQKTKMVMELDGHIMRCVRDQNGNHVIQKCIECVPQDAIQFIISTFYDQVVILSTHPYGCRVIQRVLEHCDDPKTQQIVMDEILQSVCMLAQDQYGNYVVQHVLEHGKPHERSAIIKKLAGQIVQMSQQKFASNVVEKCLTFGGPEERQILVNEMLGSTDENEPLQAMMKDQFANYVVQKVLETCDDQQRELILSRIKVHLNALKKYTYGKHIVARVEKLVAAGERRIGLQSPYSS; translated from the exons ATGGTCACTGAGAGCCCCCTAACGATGCTATCGGAGAGAGGGGTTCGGTCCATGATCGGAAGCGGGGGGGAAGGATTTGgtggggaggagttggagttgcTCCTCCTGGAGCAGAGGAGGCAGGAGGCGAGCGATCGGGTGCGGGAGCTGAATCTTTACCGGAGTGGCTCCGCGCCTCCTACCGTCGAAGGGTCGCTCACCGCCGCGGGAGGGCTCTTTAGCAGGGAGGTCGTTGCTGGCGTGCCGGATTTCTTCCCGGGAAATAATGGGAATGTGTTGTTATCTGAGGAGGAGGTCCGGTCTCATCCGGCTTACCCCTCCTACTACTACTCTCATGTTAATCTGAACCCGCGCCTCCCTCCTCCGATTCTATCCAAGGAGGACTGGAGGTCCACACAGAGGCTTAAGGCCGGGAGCTCGGTGCTGGGAGGGATCGGGGATAGGAGGGGACCAAACAGGGACGGGGAAGGGAGGGACAGCTCGCTCTTCTCGCAGCAGCCTGGCTTCGGTTCGCAGGAGGAGCGCAAGGGCGACCTGAGGGCGGTGCCTGGTTCTGGGGagtggctgaaccaaggaggagaTGGGCTGATCGGCTTGTCACTCTGCCGACAGAAGAGCTTTGCTGATATTCTTCAG GATGACCTTGGCCGTGGAACTTCCATGTCAGGCCATTCCTCTCACCCAGGAAGTCGCAATGCACTTGTTGACGGTGTCGAACCATTAGGATCTGCTGAGTCTCATCTTGCTCTGCATAAAGAAATTGCGTGTTTAGATGGGAAAAATTCTGGGGGTTATGTTCATAGTGTCCCTGGACTTCAGAATGTTGATGCATCGGCATCTCATAACTTCGCACCTGTTTCAGGATCAGCCCTAGAGAGAAGCACCACTCCTGATCCTCAGCTGGTGGCAAGGGCTCCCAGTCCTTGCCTTCCACCAGTTGGTGTGAGGTTTAATGCCAATGACAAGAAACATAACAATGGCTCATCTTCCTTCAATGGTGGCTCCTCTGGCATTGCTGAATCTGATGATCTTATAGCTGCGTTATCAGGCATAAGCTTGTCAACTGCAGCTGCAATGGACAGTGTCAATATTTCCCAGTTGAAGCTTCAACCAGGATTCAACAACCACcagtcttttctttttgattcgCAAAGCGGTCAAAACCATGTCAAGCAACACACTTTCCTGAAAAATTCTGATCCAGAATATTTACGGGTGTCTTCTATTCCACAGTCATCTAAGTCTTCATATGCTGATTCAGCCAGGAGTGGTACAGGTCAAATTGACCCAAGAAATTCAGTTCCACGGCCAAATGCACCTGCTGAACCACACAGATCCGCTGCTGGTTCATCTTCACAGTATCAGAATCTTGATACTGTTGATACAGCATTTACAGGTTATGGATTGAGTGGGTTCTCTGCGAATTCTGTGTTACCATCGATGACAGTGAATCATATTGGAACAGGAAATTTGCCTTCTTTGTTTGAAACtgcttctgctgctgctgcatctGTATCTCTTGGTATGGACTGCAGGGGCTTAGGAGGTGGTATATTTGCACCCCCAAATTTAACTAGTCAAGCAGACTTGCAGAATCTTGGTCGAATTGGCAATCAGACTGCAACAGCTCTTCAGTCACCCCTTGCTGACCCGCTTTATGTTCAGTATCTGAAGGCAGTCGAATATACAGCACAAGTTGCAGCTACCCATAGCAATCCTGCTGCAGAAACAGGTTTTGTTGGAAATTCTTATATGGATTTACTTGGATTGCAGAAAGCTTATGGGGGGACATTGCTTCAACCGCAGAAACAGTATGGGATGCCGCTTCTAGGTAAATCTGGAGCATTAAATCAAAGTTTCTATGGGAATCCTGCTTTTGGCCTGGGTATGTCATATCCAGGAAGCCCTTTGGCAAGTCCCATTGCTTCTCCAGTTGGACCTGGCAGTCCTCTTAGGCATGGTGAGCGCAACATGCGATTTCCTTCTGGCTTGAGAAATTTAACTGGGAGTGTCATGGGCTCCTGGCATTGTGGTCCAACTGGCAACATGGATGAAAATTTTCCATCCTCACTTCTGGATGAGTTCAAGAGCAACAAGACAAGATGTTTTGAGCTTGCTGAAATTGCTGGCCATGTGGTTGAGTTCAG TGCTGACCAGTATGGGAGTCGTTTCATACAACAGAAACTTGAAACATCAACCACTGAAGAGAAAAACATGGTTTTTGAAGAAGTCATCCCTCATGCACTATCACTGATGACGGATGTTTTTGGAAATTATGTGGTCCAAAAG TTTTTTGAGCATGGGAGTTCAGCTCAGAGAAGGGAATTGGCCAACCAACTTAATGGGCATGTGTTGGCTCTCAGCCTTCAGATGTATGGCTGTCGAGTGATCCAAAAG GCGATCGAAGTTGTTGATTTGGACCAGAAGACAAAAATGGTTATGGAGCTTGATGGCCACATCATGCGCTGTGTACGTGATCAAAATGGAAACCATGTTATTCAAAAATGTATCGAGTGTGTCCCTCAGGATGCCATTCAGTTTATCATCTCAACCTTCTATGATCAAGTCGTGATTTTATCAACTCATCCATATGGTTGTCGTGTGATACAG AGGGTATTAGAGCACTGTGATGATCCTAAAACTCAACAAATTGTGATGGATGAAATTTTGCAATCTGTTTGCATGTTGGCACAAGATCAGTATGGGAATTATGTTGTCCAG CATGTGTTGGAGCATGGAAAACCTCATGAGCGATCTGCCATTATCAAGAAATTAGCTGGACAGATAGTTCAGATGAGCCAACAGAAGTTTGCATCAAATGTCGTTGAGAAGTGTTTGACTTTTGGTGGCCCCGAAGAGCGTCAAATTTTGGTAAACGAGATGCTTGGCTCCACTGATGAAAATGAGCCACTCCAG GCCATGATGAAAGATCAATTTGCTAACTATGTTGTACAGAAAGTATTGGAGACTTGTGATGATCAGCAACGCGAGTTGATCCTTTCACGAATAAAGGTCCACTTGAATGCGCTGAAGAAATATACTTACGGAAAGCATATAGTTGCTCGTGTAGAGAAACTCGTTGCAGCTGGGG AAAGGAGGATTGGACTGCAGTCCCCATATTCCTCTTAG
- the LOC103704148 gene encoding transcription factor PCL1-like isoform X2: MGEEADSKDCDMVAGDGEGDEGRVLEWEVGLPSADDLIPLSQSLISPDLAYAFSIAPEPARTLLDVHRASQSTVSSLRRHPTSSSAAAALNFFSPFPSLSSVVADDPVVLDGEGDDAEDGTTATVSTAGESSCVPPENSGDDHSSRSLKRPRLVWTAQLHKRFIDVVSHLGIKNAVPKTIMQLMNVDGLTRENVASHLQKYRLYRKRMEGIPGVGLPPSDHFPHEPPSQTLMPMPYGVPPPPVPMPVFGISFHPGHSGAKEMMPVVSRHQAAGAYHGFVSHHPNGGAIGDQQGDWSAGNKSGVDAGLCFRSQQA, translated from the exons ATGGGGGAAGAAGCCGATTCCAAGGACTGCGACATGGTGGCCGGAGACGGCGAAGGAGACGAGGGGCGAGTCCTCGAGTGGGAGGTCGGCCTCCCGAGCGCCGACGACCTCATCCCGTTGTCCCAGTCCCTGATCTCGCCGGATCTCGCCTATGCCTTCAGCATCGCGCCGGAGCCCGCCCGCACCTTGCTCGACGTCCACCGCGCCTCCCAGAGCACCGTCTCCAGCCTCCGTCGCCACCCCACCTCCTCCTCGGCTGCCGCTGCCCTCAATTTCTTCTctcccttcccttctctctcctccgTTGTCGCCGATGACCCCGTCGTCCTCGATGGCGAAGGAGACGACGCCGAGGATGGAACCACCGCCACCGTGTCTACCGCCGGCGAATCCTCCTGCGTCCCTCCGGAGAATTCCGGCGACGACCACTCCAGCCGGTCCCTGAAGCGGCCCCGCCTGGTCTGGACCGCGCAGCTCCACAAGAGGTTCATCGACGTTGTCTCGCATCTGGGGATCAAAAACGCGGTGCCGAAAACCATCATGCAGCTGATGAACGTGGACGGGCTGACGAGGGAGAACGTCGCGAGCCATCTCCAGAAGTACAGGCTCTACCGGAAGAGGATGGAGGGGATTCCCGGCGTGGGCCTGCCCCCGTCCGACCATTTTCCTCACGAGCCTCCGTCACAGACGCTGATGCCGATGCCATATGGTGTCCCGCCGCCGCCGGTCCCGATGCCGGTCTTCGGCATTTCATTCCACCCCGGACATAGCGGTGCCAAGGAGATGATGCCGGTCGTTAGCCGACACCAGGCCGCTGGGGCTTATCATGGATTTGTTTCGCATCATCCGAATGGAGGAGCGATTGGGGACCAGCAGGGGGACTGGTCTGCTGGGAACAAGTCTG GTGTTGATGCTGGTCTCTGCTTCAGGTCCCAACAG GCTTGA
- the LOC103704148 gene encoding transcription factor PCL1-like isoform X1 — protein MGEEADSKDCDMVAGDGEGDEGRVLEWEVGLPSADDLIPLSQSLISPDLAYAFSIAPEPARTLLDVHRASQSTVSSLRRHPTSSSAAAALNFFSPFPSLSSVVADDPVVLDGEGDDAEDGTTATVSTAGESSCVPPENSGDDHSSRSLKRPRLVWTAQLHKRFIDVVSHLGIKNAVPKTIMQLMNVDGLTRENVASHLQKYRLYRKRMEGIPGVGLPPSDHFPHEPPSQTLMPMPYGVPPPPVPMPVFGISFHPGHSGAKEMMPVVSRHQAAGAYHGFVSHHPNGGAIGDQQGDWSAGNKSGVDAGLCFRSQQVSS, from the exons ATGGGGGAAGAAGCCGATTCCAAGGACTGCGACATGGTGGCCGGAGACGGCGAAGGAGACGAGGGGCGAGTCCTCGAGTGGGAGGTCGGCCTCCCGAGCGCCGACGACCTCATCCCGTTGTCCCAGTCCCTGATCTCGCCGGATCTCGCCTATGCCTTCAGCATCGCGCCGGAGCCCGCCCGCACCTTGCTCGACGTCCACCGCGCCTCCCAGAGCACCGTCTCCAGCCTCCGTCGCCACCCCACCTCCTCCTCGGCTGCCGCTGCCCTCAATTTCTTCTctcccttcccttctctctcctccgTTGTCGCCGATGACCCCGTCGTCCTCGATGGCGAAGGAGACGACGCCGAGGATGGAACCACCGCCACCGTGTCTACCGCCGGCGAATCCTCCTGCGTCCCTCCGGAGAATTCCGGCGACGACCACTCCAGCCGGTCCCTGAAGCGGCCCCGCCTGGTCTGGACCGCGCAGCTCCACAAGAGGTTCATCGACGTTGTCTCGCATCTGGGGATCAAAAACGCGGTGCCGAAAACCATCATGCAGCTGATGAACGTGGACGGGCTGACGAGGGAGAACGTCGCGAGCCATCTCCAGAAGTACAGGCTCTACCGGAAGAGGATGGAGGGGATTCCCGGCGTGGGCCTGCCCCCGTCCGACCATTTTCCTCACGAGCCTCCGTCACAGACGCTGATGCCGATGCCATATGGTGTCCCGCCGCCGCCGGTCCCGATGCCGGTCTTCGGCATTTCATTCCACCCCGGACATAGCGGTGCCAAGGAGATGATGCCGGTCGTTAGCCGACACCAGGCCGCTGGGGCTTATCATGGATTTGTTTCGCATCATCCGAATGGAGGAGCGATTGGGGACCAGCAGGGGGACTGGTCTGCTGGGAACAAGTCTG GTGTTGATGCTGGTCTCTGCTTCAGGTCCCAACAGGTATCTTCTTAG
- the LOC120110318 gene encoding thaumatin-like protein has protein sequence MPASSSHLFFLCLCLSISLSFAGEIQIIVVNNCNHSVWPGILGSSGNPSPEDGGFHLGVGEEAVFPVPTGWSGRIWGRQGCFFDEQGKGFCDTGDCSGALLCKGVGSTPPSTVVEMTFGTAKSPLHYYDVSLVDGFNLPVTMSPIGGGIGCGVAGCEVDLNMICPSNFAVLKQGKVVGCKSACLALQKDEYCCTGNYGSPRSCKPTLFSHIFKSICPRAYSFAYDDSSSLNMCRASRYLITFCPPPR, from the exons ATGCCAGCTTCCAGCTCAcatctcttcttcctctgcCTCTGCCTCTCCATCTCTCTATCAT TTGCAGGTGAGATCCAAATCATTGTGGTAAACAACTGCAACCACAGTGTGTGGCCCGGCATTCTTGGCAGCTCAGGCAACCCCTCCCCAGAAGACGGTGGCTTCCACCTCGGCGTCGGCGAGGAAGCAGTCTTTCCGGTGCCCACTGGATGGTCAGGCAGGATATGGGGCAGGCAAGGCTGTTTCTTTgatgaacaagggaaaggcTTCTGTGACACTGGGGACTGCAGCGGCGCACTGCTTTGCAAGGGCGTAGGCAGCACGCCACCCAGCACGGTTGTCGAGATGACATTCGGAACTGCCAAATCCCCCCTTCACTACTATGACGTGAGTTTGGTCGACGGCTTCAATCTTCCAGTCACAATGTCCCCGATTGGTGGAGGGATCGGGTGCGGTGTGGCAGGCTGTGAGGTGGACTTGAATATGATCTGTCCTTCAAACTTTGCAGTGCTGAAGCAGGGGAAGGTGGTGGGATGCAAGAGCGCATGCTTGGCTCTGCAGAAAGATGAGTACTGCTGCACTGGGAACTATGGCTCTCCAAGGAGTTGCAAGCCGACGCTTTTCTCCCATATCTTCAAGTCCATATGCCCGCGAGCTTACAGTTTCGCCTATGATGACTCTTCAAGCCTGAACATGTGCAGGGCATCACGATATCTAATCACCTTCTGCCCTCCTCCAAGATAA